A window from Ruminiclostridium josui JCM 17888 encodes these proteins:
- a CDS encoding L-lactate permease: MVGSLILTLLPILVIVCMLVIFKKSADISGIIGWLCVSVVAFLFFKTSLPVIFRSTISGFIRSFPVSMIVLTSLFMMAYMEKTGALKRIIIFIKTIASHNKAVQIMMINIGFGTLMVAVGATPVSILPPILLAMGYSTYVSIALPSIGYDSLCTYSLLGAPLVAFLDFANNFLGQGNEISPSQAGRVFFMFLPLVSTLIGFCMLYIVDKWNGIKKGFLPCIVTGGVIAIVAFFTNKVDNLVTLTGVLSGIAVIVTMALYLKLTGKKVIDKSILTDEEREYEKKYPLWKALSPWIILIGFILVLNLPKPIYDYLYNLALPIKGIAVDGRPIATRALWNAYTWIAVAVVVSMLVIQPKKSELKESVRVWIKRAPRPVFSAAIFFAIGEVMNYSGWSLDAMAYQTESMIKVLASSSADAFSGAYGFITGFVGLFGGFVTGSEASTIAMFANYTMQTANKLNLGLDGLIIVTAALAFGGGLASVISPAKLQNAAASIDKLGEENKVIRIAFVFALILTFVTSVYAMVLLKIGLKI; encoded by the coding sequence ATGGTAGGGTCACTAATTTTGACTTTATTACCAATTTTGGTAATAGTTTGTATGCTTGTAATTTTTAAGAAGTCAGCTGATATCAGTGGTATTATAGGCTGGCTTTGCGTATCTGTTGTAGCATTTCTATTCTTTAAAACATCTTTGCCGGTTATTTTCCGGTCAACTATTTCTGGATTTATTCGTTCATTTCCGGTTTCAATGATAGTACTGACATCGTTATTTATGATGGCTTATATGGAGAAAACCGGTGCTCTTAAAAGAATAATTATATTTATAAAGACAATAGCAAGTCATAATAAAGCAGTTCAGATTATGATGATTAACATAGGATTTGGTACATTAATGGTAGCTGTGGGTGCTACACCTGTATCCATACTTCCGCCAATACTATTGGCAATGGGGTATTCTACATATGTTTCAATTGCACTTCCTTCTATAGGATATGATTCACTTTGTACATACTCCCTTCTTGGTGCCCCACTTGTGGCATTTCTAGATTTTGCAAACAACTTTTTGGGACAGGGGAATGAAATATCACCTTCACAGGCAGGAAGAGTATTTTTCATGTTTTTGCCTTTGGTTTCAACTTTAATTGGTTTCTGTATGCTGTATATCGTTGACAAATGGAATGGAATAAAGAAGGGCTTTCTACCCTGTATAGTTACAGGTGGGGTCATAGCAATTGTAGCATTTTTCACAAATAAGGTTGATAATCTGGTAACTTTGACCGGAGTATTAAGCGGGATTGCGGTAATAGTAACAATGGCACTGTACCTTAAACTTACCGGTAAAAAAGTAATTGATAAAAGTATTTTGACTGATGAAGAAAGAGAGTATGAAAAGAAGTACCCTCTTTGGAAGGCATTAAGTCCTTGGATTATTCTCATAGGTTTCATACTTGTATTGAATCTTCCAAAGCCTATTTATGATTACCTTTATAATTTAGCGCTGCCTATAAAAGGGATAGCTGTTGATGGAAGGCCTATTGCAACAAGAGCACTATGGAATGCATATACTTGGATTGCAGTTGCTGTAGTTGTGTCAATGCTTGTAATACAACCTAAAAAATCAGAATTAAAAGAGTCTGTGAGAGTATGGATTAAAAGAGCCCCAAGACCTGTGTTTTCGGCTGCAATATTCTTTGCAATAGGTGAAGTAATGAATTATTCGGGCTGGAGTCTTGATGCTATGGCATACCAAACCGAAAGTATGATAAAAGTCTTGGCAAGTTCATCAGCAGATGCTTTTAGCGGAGCATATGGTTTTATAACCGGTTTTGTTGGTTTGTTCGGAGGTTTTGTAACGGGAAGTGAAGCCTCAACCATTGCTATGTTTGCAAACTATACAATGCAGACAGCTAATAAACTGAATTTGGGACTTGACGGACTTATAATTGTTACTGCGGCACTTGCGTTTGGAGGTGGCCTCGCAAGCGTAATTTCTCCTGCAAAGCTTCAGAATGCAGCAGCATCAATAGATAAGCTTGGTGAAGAAAATAAAGTAATTAGGATAGCCTTTGTTTTCGCATTAATTTTGACATTTGTAACATCTGTGTACGCAATGGTGTTACTTAAAATAGGATTAAAAATATAA
- a CDS encoding MBL fold metallo-hydrolase RNA specificity domain-containing protein, which yields MNISFLGAAKTVTGSCYLVETKETKFLVDCGMFQGKANEVLLNDDPFPFNPEELDFMLLTHAHIDHSGRIPKLYMDGFKGTVYATKPTVQLCGIMLPDSGHIQEMENEWTNRKRQRAGKSPIKPLYTLEDATDCLKIFKGVSYDEVIYVSPDVRVRFNDAGHILGSAIVEIWIRENNQDTKIVFSGDLGNKGMPILRDPSIIGDTDYLIVESTYGDRLHTLKKETDKIEKFINIISETISKGGNVVIPSFAVGRTQELIYDLNKHMDVFGDKVNEILNVPVYVDSPLATSATQIFRENLDCFDEEAKEYIANGDNPLDFPSLKFTQSPEESRKLNEKAESMIIISASGMCDAGRVKHHLKHNLWREESTILFVGYQAEGTLGRKILDGAKKVKLFGEEISVNARIESIDGFSGHADKAGLLTWIRSIGRKPKKIFVVHGEEGVAASFAQTVTDELGIQCIVPSRGESFVISGGNIYEHIPSTNAKKRFKRLAVVEMLETLKEEFEELSEILKNDLKQEKTDVEIDEIAAKLKMVEKSIIEALK from the coding sequence ATGAATATATCATTTCTTGGAGCAGCAAAAACCGTTACAGGCTCATGTTACTTGGTAGAGACAAAGGAAACAAAATTTTTGGTTGATTGTGGAATGTTTCAGGGAAAAGCAAATGAAGTTTTATTGAATGATGACCCTTTTCCATTTAATCCTGAAGAATTGGACTTCATGCTTTTGACCCATGCTCATATTGACCACAGTGGTAGAATACCAAAGCTTTATATGGACGGATTCAAAGGAACTGTTTATGCTACCAAACCTACTGTACAACTTTGTGGTATAATGCTTCCCGACAGCGGACACATTCAGGAAATGGAAAATGAATGGACCAACCGAAAGAGGCAAAGGGCCGGAAAATCTCCAATTAAACCGCTATATACACTTGAAGATGCTACTGATTGTCTTAAGATTTTTAAAGGTGTTTCATATGATGAAGTAATATACGTTTCGCCAGATGTAAGAGTTAGATTCAATGATGCAGGACATATTCTTGGTTCGGCAATAGTGGAAATTTGGATAAGAGAAAATAACCAGGATACAAAGATTGTTTTTAGCGGAGATCTTGGGAACAAGGGAATGCCTATTCTCAGGGATCCCAGCATAATAGGTGATACCGATTACCTTATAGTTGAATCTACATACGGAGACAGGCTACATACACTAAAAAAAGAGACTGATAAAATTGAAAAATTTATAAATATAATATCAGAAACAATCTCAAAGGGTGGAAATGTAGTTATTCCATCTTTTGCGGTGGGAAGAACACAAGAACTCATATATGATTTAAACAAGCATATGGATGTTTTCGGTGACAAGGTAAATGAGATATTGAATGTTCCTGTATATGTTGATAGTCCCCTTGCAACATCAGCAACACAAATATTTAGGGAAAACCTTGATTGCTTTGACGAAGAGGCAAAGGAATATATTGCTAACGGAGACAATCCTCTTGACTTTCCGTCACTAAAATTTACACAATCTCCAGAGGAATCAAGGAAACTTAATGAAAAAGCAGAAAGCATGATAATTATATCAGCCAGCGGCATGTGCGATGCAGGCAGAGTAAAACATCATCTCAAACACAACCTATGGCGCGAAGAATCAACAATTCTTTTTGTGGGTTATCAGGCAGAAGGCACTCTTGGTCGTAAAATACTGGATGGGGCTAAGAAGGTAAAACTATTTGGTGAAGAAATATCTGTAAATGCGCGAATAGAAAGTATCGACGGCTTTTCGGGACATGCGGACAAAGCAGGACTTCTCACTTGGATAAGAAGCATTGGAAGAAAGCCAAAGAAGATATTTGTTGTCCATGGAGAAGAGGGAGTTGCTGCTTCATTTGCACAGACTGTAACAGATGAACTTGGTATACAGTGTATAGTTCCTTCAAGGGGAGAGAGTTTTGTCATAAGCGGAGGAAACATTTACGAACATATTCCAAGTACAAATGCCAAAAAGAGATTTAAACGTCTGGCGGTGGTTGAAATGCTTGAAACCTTGAAAGAAGAGTTTGAAGAATTATCAGAAATACTTAAAAATGATTTAAAGCAAGAAAAAACGGATGTGGAAATAGACGAAATTGCTGCCAAACTAAAAATGGTTGAAAAATCCATTATAGAAGCATTAAAATAA